The DNA window CCTGCCGAGCCTGTCGACGCATCAGGGCGCCAGCAACCGCCCGCACATCACCCTGCTCGCCGGGGAGACACTGGACCTGCATGGGCGGCCGGTCTTCGAGCCGTTCTCCGTCCGGCTCGGGGCGCCGCTGACCTTCCCGCGCCGATCGGGCGCGGTGCTCGCGCTCGGCGTCGTGCCGACCCTGGAACTCCTCGCGCTGCACCGTCGGGTCGCCGCCGTGGTCGAGGGTGGGTTCGACCACACGCGACCGGGAGCCTGGACGCCGCACGTCACGCTCTCCCGACGCATCGTCGCGGAGCAGACCGGAGCCGCGCTCGAGGCACTGGCCTCGCTCGGGCCGCTTCCGGACGGTGAGGTCCTCGGCCTCCGGTTCTGGAACGGCGACACCAGGACGGTCACGGAGCTCCTCGCCCCCTGACCCGCCCGGCGCCGCCGCAGCGTCCGGCTACTCCGTCTCGACCCGCGCGGCCTCGGCAGCCGCAGCGGCCTGGCCGTGCTGGGTCTCGGGCGTCGACCACGCCGCAGCCTTCGGCTTCTGGAAGAACAGGACGATGATCGCGCCGAGGAGGGCGAACCCTGCCGGGAGGAGCAGCGACTGCGACATCGCCGCGGTGAAGCCCGCGTGCAGGGCCTCGGGGAGCTCCCCGCCGGTCACCTCGCTCACGCCGCCGGTCGCCCCACCGGGAGCCGCCGGGAGTTCCGCCGCGAGTCGACCCTGGATGAGGGCGGCGATGGCTGCGCTGCCGAGGACGGCACCGATCTGACGGGTGGTGTTGAAGACACCCGAGCCGGCGCCCGCCTGGTGCTGTGGCAGACCACGGGTGGTGAGGTTCGAGACCGGACCCCACATGAACCCGTTCGCCAGGCCGAGGACGGCGCTCGGGAGCAGCAGCATGAGGATCGGCTGCTCCGGTGTCAGCAGGATCGAGTACCACCCGAGCGACAGCGCGAGCAGCAGGAGCCCGGCGAGCGCGAACCACTTCGGGTTCACGCGGTCGATGGCCCGACCGACGACCGGCGCCAGCCCGGCGGACAGCACGGCCATCGGGACGAGCATGAGCGCCGACTGCGTCGGGGTCAGCCCGCGCACCGTCTGGTAGAAGAACACGAGCGGCAGCGACAGGCTCGTCACCGTGAAGCCGATCGTCGAGATCGCCAGGTTGCCGACCGAGAAGTTGCGGTCGCGGAAGAGCGCCAGCGGGAGCAGCGGCTCGCCCTTCATGACGGCCTGCCAGACGACGAAGAGGGCCAGCACGACGACCCCCGCGATGATGAGGCTCCACACGGTGATCGGGCCGGCGATCGTCCCCCACTCGTAGCTCTGGCCCTCCTGGATACCGAACAC is part of the Plantibacter sp. Leaf314 genome and encodes:
- a CDS encoding DHA2 family efflux MFS transporter permease subunit, whose amino-acid sequence is MSTSSSTPPQGVSGPAPGAVRPWPALWSLVIGFFMILIDTTIVSVANPAIMRGLDTDINNVIWVTSAYLLAYAVPLLITGRLGDRFGPKNLYLVGLVVFTLASLWCGFSGTIETLIVARVVQGLGAALMTPQTMAVITRIFPPDRRGAAMGLWGATAGVATLVGPILGGVLVDGFGWEWIFFINVPVGIVGFIMVWRNVPALATHPHRFDILGVVLSGLGMFLLVFGIQEGQSYEWGTIAGPITVWSLIIAGVVVLALFVVWQAVMKGEPLLPLALFRDRNFSVGNLAISTIGFTVTSLSLPLVFFYQTVRGLTPTQSALMLVPMAVLSAGLAPVVGRAIDRVNPKWFALAGLLLLALSLGWYSILLTPEQPILMLLLPSAVLGLANGFMWGPVSNLTTRGLPQHQAGAGSGVFNTTRQIGAVLGSAAIAALIQGRLAAELPAAPGGATGGVSEVTGGELPEALHAGFTAAMSQSLLLPAGFALLGAIIVLFFQKPKAAAWSTPETQHGQAAAAAEAARVETE
- a CDS encoding 2'-5' RNA ligase family protein, producing MVHSVDLTFDDELDAAVRARWRALSDLGLPSLSTHQGASNRPHITLLAGETLDLHGRPVFEPFSVRLGAPLTFPRRSGAVLALGVVPTLELLALHRRVAAVVEGGFDHTRPGAWTPHVTLSRRIVAEQTGAALEALASLGPLPDGEVLGLRFWNGDTRTVTELLAP